From a single Lactococcus allomyrinae genomic region:
- a CDS encoding phage tail protein — MVYKVNFKEVETIGFENSPVAEALAGLRANEARYFWNKYKFEYVTYPANEKSELVELMTKILKEERDLVFSAKLLEVAVYEDEQVFWPEFYYEDGMVLNLLYEKVPAVEGKKPKRAVGIKLSVGMEIPSELEGKFKFARQRSKLAGEVRGSFFTVKQEWL; from the coding sequence ATGGTGTATAAAGTTAATTTTAAAGAGGTGGAAACGATTGGTTTTGAAAATTCACCTGTAGCAGAGGCTTTAGCGGGTTTACGTGCAAATGAGGCACGTTATTTTTGGAATAAATATAAGTTTGAATATGTCACGTATCCAGCAAACGAAAAGTCTGAGTTGGTTGAGTTGATGACAAAAATCTTGAAGGAAGAACGTGATTTGGTTTTTTCTGCAAAATTGCTTGAGGTAGCTGTTTATGAAGATGAACAGGTGTTCTGGCCAGAGTTTTACTATGAGGATGGTATGGTACTGAACCTGCTTTATGAAAAAGTACCAGCGGTTGAGGGGAAAAAACCTAAGCGTGCGGTTGGAATCAAGCTGTCAGTAGGGATGGAGATTCCGTCAGAACTTGAAGGAAAATTCAAATTTGCACGTCAACGCTCAAAACTTGCTGGAGAAGTGCGGGGATCATTTTTTACTGTGAAACAAGAGTGGTTATGA